The following proteins come from a genomic window of Lytechinus pictus isolate F3 Inbred chromosome 1, Lp3.0, whole genome shotgun sequence:
- the LOC129262725 gene encoding double-strand-break repair protein rad21 homolog, which yields MFYAHYVLSKKGPLAKIWLAAHWDKKLTKAHVFETNVSSCVDSIIHPKVKMALRTSGHLLLGVVRIHSRKAKYLLADCNEAFVKIKMAFRPGVVDLPEENREAAFTAITLPEVFHDFDTAVPDLNDAEVQKQFALNQSRVEEITMKEDLGNITLTQDDAFGDITFDDREMMRDAPNIDDSLYKRGSDESTMLSEMGNRKDNNTIDTTLEKPMDLGLDEPIRDDGFGAEMGMGSGILGNEFMGPEEGLFDEQPEIHAGEVPMGGTASGESSPERPNEPEKQMPGQPMEQGEDVAEQPVADQTTLVPNDEDAFALEPIDISAGMKETRQRRKRKLIVDEMKELAGDVIKSQLKDTSDIVATLDLAPPTKKLMLWKETGGAEKLFCLPARQHTSIFILSIYRRNLTADIPKDLKIVRDEDFELEEPEVQRRVEHHDFTLEATRDQTSLSIDEPSRIEEQPSTSATPAPPAPADLPIPISRRSSSSDGGDYGGDLFAGDYDDDYDIPSVAPQSVGPRDVEEPEEEEELQEGEDQEAHEERKLNKRAHNMLTAINTRLQTSSDVSFKHDLTMRLNRKQAAAKFYTLLVLKKQQAIDVFQNVTYGDITIQSGPMLEGVA from the exons ATGTTTTATGCACATTATGTGCTGAGTAAGAAGGGGCCCTTGGCCAAGATTTGGTTGGCTGCCCACTGGGACAAGAAGTTGACAAAAGCTCATGTATTTGAGACAAATGTTTCATCATGTGTGGACAGCATCATTCATCCAAAA GTCAAGATGGCATTGCGAACTTCTGGGCACTTGCTGCTTGGAGTTGTGAGAATCCACAGTAGGAAGGCTAAGTACCTCTTGGCCGATTGTAATGAAGCCTTTGTCAAGATCAAAATGGCCTTCAG GCCTGGTGTTGTGGATTTACCTGAAGAGAACAGGGAAGCAGCATTCACAGCCATCACGTTGCCAGAGGTCTTTCATGACTTTGATACAGCTGTTCCTGACCTCAA TGATGCAGAGGTCCAGAAGCAGTTCGCCCTAAATCAGAGCCGAGTAGAAGAAATAACGATGAAAGAAGATCTTGGCAACATCACTCTCACACAAGATGATGCCTTTG GTGACATCACGTTCGATGACCGTGAGATGATGCGCGATGCCCCCAACATCGATGATTCCCTCTACAAGCGTGGCTCAGACGAGTCCACCATGCTGAGTGAGATGGGTAACAGGAAGGACAACAACACCATCGACACCACCCTGGAGAAGCCCATGGACCTTGGTCTGGATGAGCCTATCAGAGATGATGGCTTCGGAGCAGAGATGGGCATGGGGAGTGGCATCCTTG GCAATGAGTTTATGGGACCTGAAGAAGGTTTATTTGATGAGCAACCAGAGATTCATGCTGGTGAAGTGCCCATGGGAGGTACTGCATCAGGAGAAAGCAGTCCAGAAAGGCCGAATGAACCAGAGAAACAAATGCCAG GTCAACCGATGGAGCAAGGGGAGGATGTTGCTGAACAACCTGTAGCAGATCAAACAACACTGGTACCAAATGATGAGGATGCATTTGCCCTTGAACCAATTGACATTTCAG CTGGCATGAAAGAGACTAGACAGAGACGCAAGAGGAAACTGATTGTTGACGAGATGAAGGAACTGGCCGGGGATGTCATCAAATCGCAACTCAAAGACACATCCGACATCGTGGCCACCCTAGACCTTGCCCCACCCACCAAGAAACTCATGCTGTGGAAGGAGACTGGCGGTGCTGAGAAACTCTTCTGTCTGCCAGCAAGGCAacacacatcaatattcatccTGTCT ATTTATAGACGGAATCTCACGGCCGACATTCCCAAAGATCTCAAGATTGTCCGAGATGAAGACTTTGAGCTTGAAGAGCCTGAAGTACAGCGAAGAGTAGAGCACCACGACT TCACCCTTGAGGCTACCAGAGACCAGACGTCACTATCCATCGACGAACCCTCAAGGATTGAGGAGCAGCCCAGTACCTCCGCTACACCCGCCCCTCCTGCTCCAGCCGACTTGCCCATCCCCATATCCAGGAGATCCTCATCATCGGACGGCGGTGACTACGGTGGGGACCTCTTCGCTGGCGActacgatgatgattatgatatccCGTCAGTGGCACCCCAGTCTGTCGGACCACGCGATGTTGAAGAACccgaggaggaagaagag CTCCAAGAGGGCGAAGACCAGGAAGCACATGAAGAGAGGAAACTCAACAAGAGAGCACATAACATGTTGACAGCTATCAATACCAGACTACAGACGTCATCTGACGTATCATTCAAG CATGACCTCACGATGCGACTGAACAGGAAGCAAGCTGCAGCCAAATTCTACACCCTCTTAGTCCTGAAGAAGCAGCAAGCCATCGATGTCTTCCAGAACGTCACGTACGGAGACATCACCATCCAGAGCGGGCCCATGCTAGAGGGGGTTGCATAG